CGTCGAGGTGCTGGAGACCATCTACTCGCAGTTCAACGAAGCCGAAAGCCGGCTCGATCTGGACTTCGACGACCCCGTGCGCGGCTTGCAGCAAGTCGTCGAATTTGTCTGGCAGTACTACCTCGATCACCCCGAGTTCGTCACGCTGCTGTCCAGCGAGAATCTGCACCAGGGCAAGCACGCGAAGAAGTCGTCGAAGCTGCGCGATATTTCCGGCTACGCGATTTCCGTAGTGCAGAAGGTGCTGGATGCGGGCAAGGCGAAGGGCGTGTTTCGCGACAACATCGCGGCGCGCGACGTGTACATCATGATCGCCTCGCTCGGCTATTTTTATAACGCCAATCAGTACACGCTTAGCGCGTTTCTCGGCGAATCGCTGATGGACAAGGCCGCCCTCGCGCACTGGCGCGAGGTCATCAAGGAGACGGTGTTGCGCTCGGTGCTGGCGCGGGTGCCGGTTGAGGAGCCCGGCACCGTGAGCGAGAGTACGTCGGCCTAAGCGCCGCGCTTGCTACGCTTGGGCTTTGCCCGCCGCGTCCTCTTCGCGGAACAGCTTGTCGGCCAGATGGAAAGCCGAATTCGCAGCCGGCACGCCGCAATAGATGGCAGTCTGCAGCAGCACTTCCTTGATCTCGTCGCGCGTCACGCCATTGTTCTTCGCCGCGCGCAGATGCAAGGCAAGTTCTTCGCTGCGGTTGAGCGCCACCATCAGGCCGATGGTCAGCAGGCTACGCGTGTGACGGGGCAAACCCTCGCGCGTCCAGATCTCCCCCCACGCATAGCGGGTGATGAAGTTCTGGAATTCCTCGGTGATCTCGGTGCGGTTGGCCAACGAGCGGTCGACGTGCGCGTCGCCCAGCACCGCACGGCGCACGTTCATTCCTGCTTCATAGCGTTCGTCGTCGTTCATTGCTGCTCCGTGAGGAAGTCGAGAATAGTCTTCGTAAACGTTTCCGCCTGCTCGATGTTGGAAATATGCGAGGCGTCCAGTTCGACATAGCGGGCACCCGGAATCGCTGCGGCGAGTTCCTTCCCCTGTGCCGGCGTTGCCGCCAGATCGTGCGTACCGCTGATTACCAGCGCCGGCAGCTTGATGCCGGGGGCTTCGGGACGCAGGTCGGCGGCGTCGATCGCTTCGCAGTTGCTGGCGTAGCCTTCCTTGTCGGTGTGGACGAAGACGTCGCGGATCACCGAGAACATCAACGGCTGGCGGGCAATGAACTCGCCGGTGAACCAGCGCGGCAGGACTGCTTCCGAAAGCGTCAGCATGCCTTCCTTACGCGCCCGTTCTGCACGCGGCACCCACACTTCCGGCGAACCGATGCGCGCCGCCGTGTTGCAGAGCATGACGCGCTCGAAGCGGTTCGCATGACGCGCGGCGAGCGCAACGCCGGTCAGCCCACCCATCGACAACCCGCAAAAATTCGCCGTGGCGATCTTCAGCGTATCCATCAGACCCAACACGTCGCCGCTCAACTGTTCGATCGTGTAGGGCCCTTTCGGCGCCTCCGAGTGACCGTGTCCGCGCGTGTCGTATCGCAAGACGCGAAACTGCTTCGACAACGCGGCGACCTGGGGCGTCCACATCGACATGTCGCTGCCGAGCGAATTCGACAGCACGATCCACGGTGCGTGTCCATGGCGATCGCCGTCGATCCGATAGTGAAGCTCGATGCCGTTGACTGCGGCGTAGGGCATTCCGTTACTCCTCTGAGGTGGCGCGGCCAGCGCGCTCGTCATGAAGGGCCAGCACGGCGTCTACATAGGCGTGCGCCTGGCCGACGTATTGAGCCGGGTCGAGCAGATGCCGCAATTGCTCAACCGAAAGATGTTGGGTGACTGCGGCATCGGCCGCCAGCACGTCGAACAGCGTTTGCCCCGACTGCACCGCCGTTTTCGATGCGCGCTCAACCAGATGATGCGCGTCGAGCCGGCCGATGCTATCGCCGAGCGCAAGCATCACCGATTCGCCGAGAATCAGGCCGTGCGTGACCTCGAGGTTCGCGGCGAGACGCGCGACATTGACGTCCAGTCCGCTCGCGATCTGTTCGATATTGGCGAGCGCGCCGCCGGCGAGCCGGGCGAGATCGGGCAGCGCGTCCCACTCGGCCTGCCAGCCGCCGAGCGCGCGTTCGTGTTCCTGCACCATGCCCGACAGCACCGTGGCGACGAGGCCGGGCGCGCGCGTCGCGGCGGTCAGCACGGCCGCGCAGCCGACCGGGTTGCGCTTGTGCGGCATGGTCGACGACCCGCCCTTGCCCGCCGCGGCCGGTTCGGCCAGCTCGCCGAGTTCGGTTTGCATCTGCAGGGAAATATCGCGAGCGATCTTGCCGAGCGTGCCGATCAGCATGCCGAACCACGCGGCGGTTTCGGCCATGCGATCGCGCTGCGTGTGCCACGGCACCGCGGGCACCGTCAGCTTCAGTTCCGCGCCTAGCGTCTGCGTCACCGCCGGTGCTGCGTCGCGCAAGCTTGCAAGCGTACCGGCCGCGCCGCCGAACTGCAGCACCAGCACGCGCGGGCGCAACGCCTCGAGCCGCTCGCGATGACGCAGCAAGGCGTCGAGCCACTGCGCGAACTTCAGACCCAGCGTGATGGGCAGCGCCTGCTGCAACCACGTGCGGCCGATCATCGGCGTGGCGCGATGCTTGCGCGCCAGCGCGGCGAGCGCCGTGCAGGTGGATTGCAGATGAGGATCGAGCAGGTCGAAGCTGTCGCGCAGTTGCAGGACGGTCGCGGTATCGATGATGTCCTGGCTCGTCGCGCCCCAATGGACGTATTTCGACGCTTCCGCGTCCGCCGCCTTGACGCGTGCGGTCAGTTGCTTGACCAGAGGAATGGCGAGATTGCCGCCGAGCGCGGCATCCTGCGCGAGGGCCTCGGCATTCAGTTGATCCGCCTGACAGGCGGCTTCGATCGCGGCCACCGCCGACGACGGAATCACGTTGTGCGCCGCCGATGCGCGCGCCAGCGCCGCTTCGACATCGAGCATGCGCTGCAGCGTCGCGCGTGGCGACCAGATATCGTTCATTGGCTGCGTGCCGCAGAGGAGACCGGTCAGACGGGCGCTGGCTTCGAGCATGGTGGAATTGGCAAAACGGAGAAGAAGGTAGGGTCCGCCCGCGCCGGACTCAGCGCAAGCGGAGCAGGCACGGTGTTCGGCACGCGGACCGATACATTAGACACCATTGTGCCAAACGCTGCGCCGGGATCAGGCGGCGCGCGCCGCCTGGGTGCCGTCGATCAGCGGAACGCCCGTCAGCTTGTGCAGCTCGGCGAAGTCGATGTCCGAGAAAATCTCGCGCACCACGAGGCCATCGGCGGTCACGTCGATCATGGCGAGATCCGTGTAGATGCGGTCCACGCACGCCACGCCCGTCACCGGGTAGCTGCATTGCGCGGCGATCTTGCTTTCGCCCTGCTTGGTCAGGTGTTCCATCATCACGTAGACCTGCTTAGCGCCGATGGCCAGATCCATTGCGCCGCCGACTGCCGGAATCGCATCCGGTGCGCCGGTGTGCCAGTTCGCGAGATCGCCCTTGGCCGACACCTGGAACGCGCCCAGCACGCAAAAGTCGAGATGGCCGCCGCGCATCATTGCAAAGGAGTCCGCATGATGGAAGTAAGCGCCGCCAGTCAGCAGCGTGACGTGCTGCTTGCCGGCATTGATCAGTTCGTCGTCCTCTTCGCCTTTCGCGGGCGCCGGGCCCATGCCGAGCAGGCCGTTTTCGCTGTGCAGGAAGATTTCCTTGTCGGCGGCGAGGTGGTTGGCCACCAGCGTCGGCACGCCAATGCCGAGATTCACATACGCGCCTTCGGGGATGTCCTGGGCGACGCGCTTGGCCATTTCATCGCGGGTCAGTTTTTTCATGTCGGGTCTCCTCAGGCGGCAGTCGCGGATGCAAGTTCGGCTTGATGCGTCGCCTGCGGCACTTCGATCACGCGTTGCACGAAGATGCCAGGTGTGACGATCTCTTCGGGATCGAGCTCGCCGAGCGGCACGACTTTCGATACCTGCACGATCGCGGTTTTCGCGGCGCTCGCCATGATCGGGCCGAAGTTGCGCGCCGTCTTGCGATAGACCAGATTGCCCCAGCGATCGCCCTTGAACGCCTTGACGAGTGCGAAGTCGGCGTGCAGCGGCGACTCCAGCACGTAATGCCGGCCGTCGATCAGGCGGGTTTCCTTGCCCTCGGCGAGCTTCGTGCCGTAGCCGGTGGGCGTGAAGAAGCCGCCGATGCCGGCGCCGGCGGCGCGAATGCGCTCGGCCAGGTTGCCTTGCGGCACGAGTTCGAGCTCGATTTCGCCGGCGCGGTAAAGCGCGTCGAACACATACGAATCGGTCTGGCGCGGAAACGAACAGATGATCTTGCGCACCCGCTTGGCCTTGAGCAAGGCAGCGAGGCCGATGTCGCCATTGCCCGCATTGTTGTTGACGATAGTGAGCTCGCGCGCGCCCTGTTCGATCAGCGCGTCGATGAGTTCGGACGGCATGCCGGCCGTGCCGAAGCCGCCGATCATGACGGTCGCGCCGTCGTGCACGTCGGCGACGGCCGACTGAAGTGACTCGAAAATCTTGTTGATCATGTCGAATTCCCTTTGGGACGCACCGCACCGTGCCGCTCGATCCGCAGCGGCTCGCCTTGCCGGCGAGCTGCGTTGAACAACACACGGGACGGTCTCCACGTCCTTGTCATGGCGCGTAGACCAGAAGGGGTCAACACGCAATTTGTTCGCTATATGAACAGTGATTCGTTTAGCGAACGCACTGGCGCATTATGAAAGGCGGCCGTTCAGCTTGTCAAGGCGGGGATATCCATGATCCGCTTTTCTGGGTGGGTTTGCAGGCTGGGGGGCGTTAAGACGCCAAGTGAGTCGGAAGTCTCACGCGCTGAGTAAATCTTCTGATTGAAAAGAAGAAGTGCCTGATTGTTTATCTCATTCAGGATAAATATTATCTTTATTCAGATAATATTTAGAGACGAAGAAATAATGCGAACCAAGAGACATCACAACGGACGGAATGATTTAGGCAGACAGCGTTCGATCCGCAACCTGATTGGGCCGAAATCCAGCGTACGTCGCGTGCTTGCCGGCGCCGCCTGCCTGTCGCTTTCACTGGCGCTCACAGCCTGCGGCGGCGGCGACAACGCCACGACCGCCGAAGCCACCCCAGCGGCGCAAAACGCGGCGGAGGTCGCGGCCGCGGCCAGCGCTGCCAGTGCAACCAGCGTCCCGCTGGCGACGTCGCTCAAGATGAATACGAGCAGCATCGATTCCAACACGTCCATCGACCGCTTTATCGTCAGATACAAGACCGGCACCGCGGAACGCGGTTCGACCTCATCGGCCCAGTCGCAACTCGACAAGCTGGCCGGCGCCCTGCCCGCTCGGGCGCACCATGTTCGCCGCATGGGGATTGGCTCCGACGTGGTGACGACCGAGCGCAAGCTCAACGCCAATGAAGCCAAAGCATTCATGCGTGCGATGGCATCGGACCCGAACGTCGAATACGTCGAGCCCGACAGGGAAATGTCCGGCACCATGGTTCCAAACGACCCGGAGTACGTCAATCAGTGGGGCTTGAGTTCAAACCTGAAGCCCGGCAACGCCATGGTTGGAATACGCGCCGAGGGCGCCTTCGACAGCGCTAACGGCGCTGGGGCAGTCATCGCCGTGATCGACAACGGCGTGACCAGCCACAGCGATCTCAACGCCCATATCCTTCCAGGATACGACTTCACCGCGAACAACCGCGGTAGCAACGGCACCAATCCTGGGCGCATCAATGAAACCTGCGAGGTTGTCTGGCACGGCACGCACGTCGCGGGCATCGCCGGCGCGTTGACGAATAACGGCGTGGGCATAGCAGGTGTTGCGCCAGCCGCCAAAATTGTCCCGGTTCGCGTATTGAACGCGTGCGCGAAAGGCTACACATCGGATATCGCCGACGGCATGACATGGGCGGCCGGAGGAAGTATTCCGGGTGTACCCGACAACCCCAACCCTGCCAGTGTCATCAACGTGAGCCTTGGTGGACTCGGGTCTTGCGAGACCACCTTTCAGACCGCGATTGATTACGCAGTCAGCCGGGGGGCCGTCGTTGTAGCGGCGGCCGGCAACAACAGCGGTGACGCGTCGAATTTCGAGCCGGCCAACTGCCGTAATGTGGTCAATGTCGGGGGCATCAATCGCATTGGATGGCGATGGGTCGACTCGAACTTCGGGCTGAACGTGGATATTGCCGCCCCCGCGGACTCGATCTGGTCGACCTACAACAACGGAACGTCGACCCCAGGTACCGAAGGCTATGCGTATATGAGCGGCACCTCGATGGCAGCGCCCATGGTGAGTGGCGTCATTGCACTGGCCCAGTCGGTGGCGCCGAGGCCATTGACCCCGGCAGAAATGCGCACCCTTCTCACACAGAACGTACAGCCGTTCCCTAACGGCCAGCCGGATCAGCCCATCGGGCCCGGCATTCTGGATGCGAATGCCACGGTCAATGCCGCAAAGTCGGGGAAAATTCCAGCGGCGGCAAATTTCACTTGCACGGAGAGCACGTCGATCATGCAGGTGACATGCACGGACCTCTCTACGGCGCGCGGTGCGCCCATCAGTTCATGGGCCTGGAATTTAGGCACCGGCGGCCCCGATATGGTCCGGACACAATCGGTCAATCCCTGGACGAACTATGACTACCCAGGTACTTATCCGATCACCCTGACGGTTACCGATAGCACCGGCGCCGTTAGCAAGTTGACGCGTTCGTTCCGGGTCCTTCCCCCGACACTTACCGATCTGAGCGCCGGCATTCCCACGACAATTTCGGCAAAAAACGGTGAGATGCAGAATTACGATCTGGTCGTGCCTGCTGGTGTGAAAAGCCTGACTTTTACCCTGTCGCCCGGAGCCAGCAGCCAAACCGCGCTTCTGGACACTCGGGCCGGCACGCCTTCATCGCTCCACCCCGATTGCGAGTCGATCATGGTGAGAGGCGGCGCGGCCACCTGCACGATCGCCAACCCGGCACCCGGAAGTTACTACGCCATTGTTAGTGCAAACACCAAGTTAAGCGGAGTCACCCTCCTCGCGACTCTCACGCAATAGCTTGTCACCGCACAACGACACCCCGGATCGCTGTTTCCGATTCGGGGCGTCCATCAAAGTCAAACTATGGCGAGAACATGCCCTCTATAGCCACCCTGCAAGACC
Above is a genomic segment from Paraburkholderia phenazinium containing:
- a CDS encoding TetR family transcriptional regulator, with translation MSPTAARKTGATGIRAKQAQDTRAKILKAAIKVFAKQGYASGRVESISKAARSHDRMIYYYFGSKEQLFVEVLETIYSQFNEAESRLDLDFDDPVRGLQQVVEFVWQYYLDHPEFVTLLSSENLHQGKHAKKSSKLRDISGYAISVVQKVLDAGKAKGVFRDNIAARDVYIMIASLGYFYNANQYTLSAFLGESLMDKAALAHWREVIKETVLRSVLARVPVEEPGTVSESTSA
- the pcaC gene encoding 4-carboxymuconolactone decarboxylase, translated to MNDDERYEAGMNVRRAVLGDAHVDRSLANRTEITEEFQNFITRYAWGEIWTREGLPRHTRSLLTIGLMVALNRSEELALHLRAAKNNGVTRDEIKEVLLQTAIYCGVPAANSAFHLADKLFREEDAAGKAQA
- the pcaD gene encoding 3-oxoadipate enol-lactonase, whose protein sequence is MPYAAVNGIELHYRIDGDRHGHAPWIVLSNSLGSDMSMWTPQVAALSKQFRVLRYDTRGHGHSEAPKGPYTIEQLSGDVLGLMDTLKIATANFCGLSMGGLTGVALAARHANRFERVMLCNTAARIGSPEVWVPRAERARKEGMLTLSEAVLPRWFTGEFIARQPLMFSVIRDVFVHTDKEGYASNCEAIDAADLRPEAPGIKLPALVISGTHDLAATPAQGKELAAAIPGARYVELDASHISNIEQAETFTKTILDFLTEQQ
- a CDS encoding 3-carboxy-cis,cis-muconate cycloisomerase, with the protein product MLEASARLTGLLCGTQPMNDIWSPRATLQRMLDVEAALARASAAHNVIPSSAVAAIEAACQADQLNAEALAQDAALGGNLAIPLVKQLTARVKAADAEASKYVHWGATSQDIIDTATVLQLRDSFDLLDPHLQSTCTALAALARKHRATPMIGRTWLQQALPITLGLKFAQWLDALLRHRERLEALRPRVLVLQFGGAAGTLASLRDAAPAVTQTLGAELKLTVPAVPWHTQRDRMAETAAWFGMLIGTLGKIARDISLQMQTELGELAEPAAAGKGGSSTMPHKRNPVGCAAVLTAATRAPGLVATVLSGMVQEHERALGGWQAEWDALPDLARLAGGALANIEQIASGLDVNVARLAANLEVTHGLILGESVMLALGDSIGRLDAHHLVERASKTAVQSGQTLFDVLAADAAVTQHLSVEQLRHLLDPAQYVGQAHAYVDAVLALHDERAGRATSEE
- a CDS encoding 3-oxoacid CoA-transferase subunit B, which codes for MKKLTRDEMAKRVAQDIPEGAYVNLGIGVPTLVANHLAADKEIFLHSENGLLGMGPAPAKGEEDDELINAGKQHVTLLTGGAYFHHADSFAMMRGGHLDFCVLGAFQVSAKGDLANWHTGAPDAIPAVGGAMDLAIGAKQVYVMMEHLTKQGESKIAAQCSYPVTGVACVDRIYTDLAMIDVTADGLVVREIFSDIDFAELHKLTGVPLIDGTQAARAA
- a CDS encoding 3-oxoacid CoA-transferase subunit A is translated as MINKIFESLQSAVADVHDGATVMIGGFGTAGMPSELIDALIEQGARELTIVNNNAGNGDIGLAALLKAKRVRKIICSFPRQTDSYVFDALYRAGEIELELVPQGNLAERIRAAGAGIGGFFTPTGYGTKLAEGKETRLIDGRHYVLESPLHADFALVKAFKGDRWGNLVYRKTARNFGPIMASAAKTAIVQVSKVVPLGELDPEEIVTPGIFVQRVIEVPQATHQAELASATAA
- a CDS encoding S8 family serine peptidase, which encodes MFISFRINIIFIQIIFRDEEIMRTKRHHNGRNDLGRQRSIRNLIGPKSSVRRVLAGAACLSLSLALTACGGGDNATTAEATPAAQNAAEVAAAASAASATSVPLATSLKMNTSSIDSNTSIDRFIVRYKTGTAERGSTSSAQSQLDKLAGALPARAHHVRRMGIGSDVVTTERKLNANEAKAFMRAMASDPNVEYVEPDREMSGTMVPNDPEYVNQWGLSSNLKPGNAMVGIRAEGAFDSANGAGAVIAVIDNGVTSHSDLNAHILPGYDFTANNRGSNGTNPGRINETCEVVWHGTHVAGIAGALTNNGVGIAGVAPAAKIVPVRVLNACAKGYTSDIADGMTWAAGGSIPGVPDNPNPASVINVSLGGLGSCETTFQTAIDYAVSRGAVVVAAAGNNSGDASNFEPANCRNVVNVGGINRIGWRWVDSNFGLNVDIAAPADSIWSTYNNGTSTPGTEGYAYMSGTSMAAPMVSGVIALAQSVAPRPLTPAEMRTLLTQNVQPFPNGQPDQPIGPGILDANATVNAAKSGKIPAAANFTCTESTSIMQVTCTDLSTARGAPISSWAWNLGTGGPDMVRTQSVNPWTNYDYPGTYPITLTVTDSTGAVSKLTRSFRVLPPTLTDLSAGIPTTISAKNGEMQNYDLVVPAGVKSLTFTLSPGASSQTALLDTRAGTPSSLHPDCESIMVRGGAATCTIANPAPGSYYAIVSANTKLSGVTLLATLTQ